One part of the Vicia villosa cultivar HV-30 ecotype Madison, WI linkage group LG6, Vvil1.0, whole genome shotgun sequence genome encodes these proteins:
- the LOC131609043 gene encoding heat shock 70 kDa protein 4-like — MTKKYEGVAIGIDLGTTYSCVGVWQELNDRVEIIHNDQGNKTTPSCVAFTHSQRLIGNAAKNQASSNPTNTVFDAKRLIGRKYSDSVIQNDTLLWPFKVIAGDNDKPMILVNYQGKEKQLVAEEISAMILTQMREIAGAFLESPVKNAVITVPAYFNDSQRRATKDAGVIAGLNVIRIINEPTAAALAYGLQKRANCVEERTIFIFDLGGGTFDVSLLTIKNNVFEVKATAGDTHLGGEDFDNRMVNHFVKEFKRKNKVDISGNSKALRRLRTACERAKRTLSYDTDATIDIDVICEGIDFCSSITRAKFEQLNMDLFEKCMETVESCLADAKMDKSSVDDVVLVGGSTRIPRVKQLLQEFFKGKELCKSINPDEAVAYGAAVQAALLSEGFKNVPNMFLQDVTPLSLGTSVKGDIMSVIIPKNSPIPVKKKEGYLTSEDDLESVPIDVYEGERMVASENNLLDLFYLSVHRAPRGLRIQICFDIDGDGILNVSAEEETSGNKKEITITNENERLSREEIERMIQEAEFFKAQDMKFKKKAKAINALDDYLYTVKKVMKDDCVSSKLNPVDKVKINSAMIKGKSMIADNKQEDTFKFVDCLRELESVFESAMNKVNKSYSDEESDSDS, encoded by the exons ATGACAAAAAAGTACGAAGGAGTTGCTATCGGAATTGACCTTGGCACTACTTACTCGTGTGTTGGAGTGTGGCAGGAGCTTAACGATCGAGTGGAAATCATACACAATGATCAAGGAAACAAAACCACTCCTTCTTGTGTTGCTTTCACTCATTCTCAAAGATTGATCGGTAATGCCGCCAAAAATCAAGCTTCCTCCAACCCAACCAACACTGTCTTTG ATGCTAAGAGGTTGATTGGAAGAAAATATAGTGATTCTGTTATTCAAAATGATACTCTACTGTGGCCCTTTAAGGTAATTGCCGGGGATAATGACAAACCAATGATCCTTGTGAACTATCAGGGTAAGGAAAAACAACTTGTTGCTGAGGAAATATCAGCCATGATTCTCACACAGATGCGAGAGATTGCGGGGGCATTTTTGGAATCACCTGTTAAAAATGCAGTGATTACGGTACCTGCTTATTTTAATGATTCGCAGCGAAGAGCCACCAAAGATGCTGGTGTCATTGCTGGTCTTAATGTAATAAGGATAATCAATGAACCAACTGCGGCGGCTCTTGCATATGGACTTCAAAAGAGAGCTAATTGTGTTGAAGAGAGAACTATTTTCATCTTTGATCTTGGTGGTGGAACTTTTGATGTGTCTCTCCTTACTATTAAGAATAATGTCTTTGAAGTCAAGGCGACTGCCGGTGACACTCACCTCGGAGGAGAGGACTTTGATAATCGAATGGTGAATCACTTTGTGAAGGAGTTTAAGAGGAAGAACAAAGTTGACATTAGTGGGAACTCAAAAGCCTTGAGGAGATTGAGAACTGCGTGCGAGAGGGCAAAAAGGACACTTTCATACGATACTGATGCAACAATTGACATAGATGTTATATGTGAGGGTATTGATTTCTGTTCATCAATTACTCGCGCCAAGTTTGAGCAACTGAATATGGACCTCTTTGAAAAGTGTATGGAGACCGTTGAAAGTTGTCTTGCTGATGCGAAGATGGACAAGAGTAGTGtggatgatgttgttcttgttggcggctctACTAGGATTCCCAGAGTGAAGCAACTATTGCAGGAGTTTTTCAAGGGGAAGGAATTATGCAAGAGCATCAACCCTGATGAGGCTGTTGCTTATGGTGCAGCTGTCCAAGCTGCTTTGCTGAGTGAAGGTTTTAAGAATGTTCCAAACATGTTTTTGCAAGATGTTACACCTTTGTCTCTTGGTACATCAGTAAAAGGAGATATCATGAGTGTAATTATTCCTAAGAATTCTCCGATTcctgtaaagaagaaagaaggataCCTTACATCTGAAGATGACTTAGAAAGTGTCCCAATTGATGTTTACGAGGGTGAGAGAATGGTTGCAAGTGAGAACAACTTGCTTGATTTGTTTTATCTCTCAGTCCACCGTGCACCTCGTGGCCTTCGTATTCAAATATGCTTTGATATAGATGGCGATGGTATATTAAACGTGTCTGCAGAGGAAGAAACTAGTGGTAATAAGAAAGAAATTACAATAACAAATGAAAATGAAAGACTGTCAAGGGAAGAAATTGAGAGAATGATTCAAGAGGCTGAATTTTTCAAGGCTCAAGACATGAAGTTCAAAAAGAAAGCTAAAGCAATAAATGCTTTGGACGATTATCTCTACACCGTGAAGAAAGTAATGAAGGATGATTGTGTAAGTTCCAAGCTCAACCCTGTTGACAAAGTGAAGATTAATTCTGCAATGATAAAGGGGAAAAGTATGATTGCTGATAACAAGCAGGAAGATACGTTTAAGTTTGTGGATTGTTTGAGGGAGCTTGAGAGCGTCTTTGAATCTGCTATGAACAAGGTCAACAAAAGTTACTCTGATGAGGAAAGTGATTCAGATTCCTGA
- the LOC131611365 gene encoding heat shock 70 kDa protein 4-like, which translates to MWPFKVISGDNGKPTVLVNYKGEKKNLVAEELSAMILTQMREIAGAFLESPVKNAVITVPAYFNDSQRRATKDAGNIAGLNVIRIIDEPTAAALAYGLQKRANCVEERTIFIFDLGGGTFDVSLLTIKNNVFEVKATAGDTHLGGEDFDNRMVNHFMKEFKRKSKVDIRGNSKALRRLRTVCERAKRTLSYDTEATIDIDAIYEGIDFCSSITRAKFEQLNMDLFEKCMQTVKSCLVDAKIDKSSVDDIVLVGGSSRIPKVKQLLQDFFKGKELCKSINPDEAVAYGAAVQAALLSDGVKNVPGIVLQDVTPLSLGVAVEGDLMHVVIPRNTSIPVRKRNTYGTLEDNQCSVTVMVYEGERVRASDNNLLDLFSFSLPPAPRRSIPIKQYFSIDGDGIINVSVEEKTSGNKKEITITNENGRLSREEIERMIQEAEYFKAQDMKFKKKAKAINALDDYLYTVKKVMKDDCVSSKLNPVDKVKINSAMIKGKSMIADNKQEDTFKFVDCLKELESVFESAMNKVNKSYSDDESDSDS; encoded by the coding sequence ATGTGGCCCTTTAAGGTCATTTCTGGGGATAATGGCAAACCGACGGTCCTTGTGAACTACAAGGGGGAGAAAAAGAACCTTGTTGCTGAGGAATTATCAGCTATGATTCTCACACAGATGCGAGAGATTGCAGGAGCTTTTTTGGAATCACCTGTCAAGAATGCAGTGATTACAGTACCTGCTTATTTTAACGATTCACAGCGAAGAGCCACCAAAGATGCAGGTAATATTGCTGGCCTCAATGTAATACGGATAATCGATGAACCTACTGCGGCTGCTCTTGCATACGGCCTTCAAAAGAGAGCTAATTGTGTTGAAGAGAGAACTATTTTCATCTTTGATCTTGGTGGTGGAACTTTTGATGTGTCTCTCCTTACTATTAAGAATAATGTTTTTGAAGTTAAGGCCACTGCTGGAGATACTCATCTTGGAGGAGAAGACTTTGATAATCGAATGGTGAATCACTTTATGAAGGAGTTTAAGAGGAAGAGTAAAGTTGACATTAGGGGGAACTCAAAAGCTCTGAGAAGATTGAGAACTGTCTGTGAGAGGGCAAAAAGGACACTTTCATACGACACTGAGGCCACGATTGACATAGATGCTATATATGAGGGAATTGACTTCTGTTCATCAATTACTCGGGCCAAGTTTGAGCAATTGAATATGGACCTGTTTGAAAAGTGTATGCAGACTGTTAAAAGCTGTCTTGTTGATGCTAAGATAGACAAGAGTAGTGTTGATGACATTGTTCTGGTTGGTGGCTCTTCTAGGATTCCTAAAGTGAAACAGTTGTTGCAGgactttttcaaaggaaaagaatTATGCAAGAGCATTAACCCTGACGAGGCTGTTGCTTACGGTGCAGCTGTCCAGGCTGCTTTATTGAGTGATGGTGTTAAGAATGTTCCAGGCATAGTATTGCAAGATGTTACCCCGCTGTCGCTTGGTGTAGCAGTAGAAGGAGATCTCATGCATGTTGTGATTCCTAGGAATACTTCCATTCCTGTCAGAAAGAGAAACACATACGGTACATTGGAAGATAACCAATGCAGCGTCACGGTTATGGTGTACGAGGGTGAGAGAGTAAGAGCCAGTGATAACAACTTACTTGATTTGTTTAGTTTCTCTCTTCCTCCTGCTCCTCGACGTAGCATTCCTATCAAACAATATTTCTCTATAGATGGTGATGGAATAATAAACGTGTCTGTAGAGGAGAAAACAAGTGGTAATAAGAAAGAAATTACAATAACAAATGAAAATGGAAGACTGTCAAGGGAAGAAATTGAGAGAATGATTCAAGAGGCTGAATATTTTAAGGCTCAAGACATGAAGTTCAAAAAGAAAGCTAAAGCAATAAATGCTTTGGACGATTATCTCTACACCGTGAAGAAAGTAATGAAGGATGATTGTGTAAGTTCCAAGCTCAACCCTGTTGACAAAGTGAAGATTAATTCTGCAATGATAAAGGGGAAAAGTATGATTGCTGATAACAAGCAGGAAGATACGTTTAAGTTTGTGGATTGTTTGAAGGAGCTTGAGAGCGTCTTTGAATCTGCTATGAACAAGGTCAACAAAAGTTACTCTGATGATGAAAGTGATTCAGATTCCTAA